One segment of Brassica napus cultivar Da-Ae chromosome C3, Da-Ae, whole genome shotgun sequence DNA contains the following:
- the LOC106387982 gene encoding DNA repair protein RAD50 isoform X2, translated as MSTVDKMLIKGIRSFDPENKNVITFFRPLTLIVGSNGAGKTTIIECLKVSCTGELPPNARSGHSFIHDPKVAGETETKAQIKLRFKTAAGKDVVCIRSFQLTQKASKMEYKAIESVLQTINPHTGEKVCLSYRCADMDREIPALMGVSKAILENVIFVHQDESNWPLQDPSTLKKKFDDIFSATRYTKALEVIKKLHKDQAQEIKTYKLKLENLQTLKDAAYKLRESIAQDQERTESSKAQMSELESSIQKVDAEVHNKEMMLKDLRKLQDQVSRKTAERSTLFKEQQRQYAALPEENEDTMEELKEWKSKFEERIALLETKIRKMERELDDTATTISSLHNAKTNYMLEISKLQTEAEAHMLLKNERDASIQNIFSNHNLGNVPSTPFSTDVVLNLTNRIKSRLGEFEMDLLDKKKSNETALSTAWDCYMDASDRWKSIEAQKRAKDDIKTGISKRIEEKEIERDSFEFEISNVDVKQIDERENLVQVELERKSKQNSESGFESKIEQKQHEIYSMEHKIKTLNRERDVMAGDAEDRVKLSLKKTELENLKKKHKKIIDESKDKIRGVLKGRLPLEKDMKKEIVQALRSVEREYDDLSLKSREAEKEVNMLQMKIQEVNNSLSKHHKDTESRKRYIESKLQALKQESFTIDAYPRLLDSAKDKRDYHKSKYNMATGLRQMFEPFEQVAREHHFCPCCERTFSAEEEDNFVKKQRAKASTTGDHVKALAAESSNADSIFQQLDKLRSVFEEYTKLTDEIIPLAEKSLQEFTEELEQKSEALDDVLAISAQIKSEKESVEALVQPLENADRLFQEIVSNQKQIEDLEYKLDFRGHGVKTMQEIQSELSSLQSTKDKLHDELEKLRDEQIYMERDISCLQARWHALREEKAKAANLLRDVTKTEEDLERLAEEKSQLDLDVKHLTEAVGPLAKEKEQLLSVYNDIKVKRNQEYEELAEKKRNYQQEVEALLKANSKINEYNDLKKGERLNDIQEKQRAAESQLQSSESRRNEIVAELSKSKDLMRNQDQLRRNIEDNLNYRTTKAAVEVLTREIESLEEQILNFGGIPAVEAEIVKILRERERLLSELNRCRGTVSVYQSSISKNKVELKQTQYKDIDKRHFDQLIQLKTTEMANKDLDRYYNALDKALMRFHTMKMEEINKIIRELWQQTYRGQDIDYIRIHSDSEGAGTRSYSYKVLMQTGDTELEMRGRCSAGQKVLASLIIRLALAETFCLNCGILALDEPTTNLDGPNSESLAGALLRIMEDRKGQENFQLIVITHDERFAQMIGQRQHAEKYYRIAKDDMQHSIIEAQEIFD; from the exons ATGAGTACGGTCGATAAGATGCTGATCAAGGGCATCAGAAGCTTCGACCCAGAAAATAAGAACGTCATCACTTTCTTCAGGCCTTTAACCCTAATCGTCGGTTCCAACGGCGCCGGAAAAACT ACGATTATAGAGTGCTTGAAGGTATCTTGTACTGGAGAGTTGCCTCCTAACGCGAGGTCTGGCCACAGCTTCATTCATGACCCtaag GTTGCTGGGGAAACGGAGACTAAGGCACAAATTAAGCTGCGGTTTAAGACAGCTGCAGGGAAGGATGTGGTATGTATAAGGTCATTTCAGTTGACGCAGAAGGCTTCGAAGATGGAGTACAAGGCAATTGAGAGTGTGCTTCAAACCATTAATCCTCACACTGGAGAG AAAGTATGTCTCAGCTACAGATGCGCTGACATGGATAGGGAGATACCAGCTTTGATGGGTGTGTCAAAAGCTATTTTAGAAAACGTCATATTTGTGCATCAAGATGAGTCTAATTGGCCACTGCAAGATCCTTCTACTTTGAAAAAGAAGTTTGATGATATTTTCTCAGCCACCAG ATACACGAAGGCGTTGGAGGTTATTAAGAAACTTCACAAAGATCAAGCTCAGGAGATAAAAACGTATAAGTTGAAGTTGGAAAATCTGCAGACGTTGAAAGATGCAGCTTATAAG CTTCGTGAGAGCATTGCTCAAGATCAAGAAAGAACAGAGTCTTCAAAAGCTCAGATGTCGGAACTGGAAAGCAGCATTCAGAAAGTGGATGCTGAAGTTCATAATAAGGAAATGATGTTAAAAGATCTGAGAAAGCTACAGGACCAAGTTTCAAGAAAAACTGCCGAGAGAAGCACCTTATTTAAGGAACAGCAGAGACAGTATGCAGCATTACCCGAGGAAAATGAAG ATACTATGGAAGAACTGAAAGAATGGAAAAGCAAGTTTGAAGAAAGAATTGCTCTTTTGGAGACCAAAATTCGAAAGATGGAGAGAGAGCTGGATGACACAGCAACTACAATTTCTTCTCTTCACAATGCAAAAACCAACTATATGCTGGAGATCAGCAAGCTACAAACAGAAGCTGAA GCTCATATGCTGCTGAAGAATGAAAGAGATGCTTCCATCCAGAATATTTTTTCCAATCACAATTTGGGAAATGTTCCGAGTACCCCTTTCAGTACTGATGTAGTTTTGAATCTCACAAATCGAATAAAATCAAGACTGGGTGAATTTGAGATGGACTTGCTGGATAAGAAG AAATCAAATGAGACTGCTCTAAGTACGGCTTGGGATTGCTATATGGATGCTAGTGACCGTTGGAAAAGCATCGAAGCTCAGAAACGAGCTAAAGATGATATCAAG ACAGGCATATCAAAACGCATAGAAGAGAAAGAAATTGAACGCGATTCATTTGAATTCGAGATATCCAATGTGGATGTTAAACAAATTGATGAACGAGAAAACCTAGTG CAAGTTGAGCTTGAGAGAAAGTCCAAACAAAACTCTGAAAGCGGATTTGAATCCAAAATAGAACAGAAACAGCATGAAATATACAGCATGGAGCATAAAATCAAGACTCTCAATCGAGAGAGAGACGTTATGGCTGGTGATGCTGAGGATAGAGTGAAATTGTCTTTGAAGAAGACGGAGCTGGAGAACCTCAAGAAGAAACACAAAAAGAT AATCGATGAGTCCAAGGATAAAATTCGAGGGGTGCTGAAGGGGAGATTGCCACTTGAGAAGGATATGAAGAAGGAAATAGTTCAAGCTCTGAG GTCAGTTGAAAGGGAATATGATGACCTGAGCTTAAAATCCCGAGAAGCAGAAAAGGAGGTGAACATGTTGCAGATGAAGATTCAAGAAGTAAACAATAGCTTATCCAAGCATCACAAGGATACAGAAT CAAGAAAGAGATACATTGAGTCCAAGCTTCAAGCCTTAAAACAGGAATCATTTACCATTGATGCTTATCCCAGATTGTTGGATTCGGCGAAGGACAAACGGGACTACCACAAAAG CAAATACAACATGGCAACTGGTTTGCGCCAGATGTTTGAGCCATTTGAGCAGGTAGCCCGTGAACATCATTTTTGTCCTTGCTGCGAGCGCACTTTTTCAGCAGAAGAAGAGGATAACTTCGTTAAAAAG CAAAGGGCTAAGGCTTCAACCACGGGGGATCATGTCAAAGCATTAGCAGCAGAATCTTCAAACGCTGACTCTATCTTTCAGCAGCTGGATAAACTTCGCTCAGTTTTTGAAGAGTATACGAAACTAACTGATGAAATCATTCCTCTCGCTGAGAAATCTTTGCAAGAATTTACAGAAGAGCTGGAGCAGAAGTCTGAAGCCCTTGATGAT GTATTGGCAATCTCAGCGCAGATAAAATCTGAGAAGGAATCAGTTGAAGCACTGGTGCAGCCCCTGGAAAATGCTGATAGGCTTTTCCAGGAAATTGTATCCAACCAGAAGCAAATTGAAGATCTCGAATATAAACTTGATTTCAGGGGTCATGGTGTTAAAACTATGCAAGAAATCCAATCAGAATTAAGTAGCCTCCAAAGCACCAA GGATAAATTGCACGATGAGCTGGAGAAATTAAGGGATGAACAGATTTACATGGAACGGGATATATCATGCCTCCAGGCCAGATGGCATGCACTAAGAGAGGAGAAGGCTAAGGCTGCCAATTTGTTACGCGACGTTACAAAGACAGAAGAAGACCTAGAGCGTTTAGCCGAGGAGAAAAGTCAACTTGACCTAGACGTTAAG CATTTGACCGAAGCTGTGGGCCCTTTAGCCAAGGAAAAGGAGCAGTTACTGAGTGTTTACAATGATATCAAAGTTAAACGTAATCAAGAGTATGAAGAACTTGCTGAGAAAAAGAGAAACTACCAACAAGAAGTTGAGGCATTGCTCAAGGCCAATTCTAAGATTAATGA GTATAATGATCTGAAGAAAGGAGAGCGGTTAAATGATATTCAAGAAAAGCAGCGGGCAGCTGAATCCCAGCTTCAGAGCTCTGAATCTAGAAGGAATGAAATTGTAGCTGAACTGAGCAAAAGTAAAGACTTGATGCGGAATCAAGATCAACTGAGACGAAATATAGAGGATAACTTGAACTACCGTACAACAAAAGCAGCAGTGGAGGTGCTTACGCGTGAGATTGAATCACTGGAAGAGCAAATCTTGAATTTTGGTGGGATACCCGCAGTTGAAGCTGAAATTGTAAAGATATTGCGGGAAAGAGAAAGACTTCTTTCAGAG ttgAATCGGTGTCGTGGAACAGTGTCTGTTTATCAGAGCAGTATTTCAAAGAACAAAGTGGAGCTAAAACAGACACAATACAAGGACATAGATAAGCGGCACTTTGATCAACTGATCCAGCTAAAG ACAACTGAAATGGCAAATAAGGACTTGGATAGATACTACAATGCCCTTGACAA AGCACTAATGCGATTTCACACTATGAAAATGGAGGAAATAAATAAGATTATAAGGGAGCTGTGGCAGCAGACATACAGAGGTCAAGATATCGATTACATAAGAATACACTCAGATTCAGAGGGTGCAGGCACGCGCTCTTATAGCTACAAG GTTCTTATGCAGACTGGTGATACAGAACTTGAAATGAGAGGAAGATGCAGTGCTGGTCAAAAG GTTCTTGCTTCATTGATAATAAGGTTGGCTTTAGCCGAGACATTTTGCCTAAACTGTGGAATATTAGCACTTGATGAGCCAACTACAAACTTGGACGGTCCGAATTCAGAATCTCTTGCTGGAGCTCTTCTTAG GATCATGGAAGACAGAAAGGGCCAAGAGAATTTCCAACTCATAGTCATTACCCACGACGAACGCTTTGCTCAAATGATTGGCCAACGGCAACATGCTGAAAAATATTACCGGATCGCCAAAGATGATAT GCAACACAGCATAATCGAGGCCCAAGAGATCTTTGATTGA
- the LOC106387982 gene encoding DNA repair protein RAD50 isoform X1 — translation MSTVDKMLIKGIRSFDPENKNVITFFRPLTLIVGSNGAGKTTIIECLKVSCTGELPPNARSGHSFIHDPKVAGETETKAQIKLRFKTAAGKDVVCIRSFQLTQKASKMEYKAIESVLQTINPHTGEKVCLSYRCADMDREIPALMGVSKAILENVIFVHQDESNWPLQDPSTLKKKFDDIFSATRYTKALEVIKKLHKDQAQEIKTYKLKLENLQTLKDAAYKLRESIAQDQERTESSKAQMSELESSIQKVDAEVHNKEMMLKDLRKLQDQVSRKTAERSTLFKEQQRQYAALPEENEDTMEELKEWKSKFEERIALLETKIRKMERELDDTATTISSLHNAKTNYMLEISKLQTEAEAHMLLKNERDASIQNIFSNHNLGNVPSTPFSTDVVLNLTNRIKSRLGEFEMDLLDKKKSNETALSTAWDCYMDASDRWKSIEAQKRAKDDIKTGISKRIEEKEIERDSFEFEISNVDVKQIDERENLVQVELERKSKQNSESGFESKIEQKQHEIYSMEHKIKTLNRERDVMAGDAEDRVKLSLKKTELENLKKKHKKIIDESKDKIRGVLKGRLPLEKDMKKEIVQALRSVEREYDDLSLKSREAEKEVNMLQMKIQEVNNSLSKHHKDTESRKRYIESKLQALKQESFTIDAYPRLLDSAKDKRDYHKSKYNMATGLRQMFEPFEQVAREHHFCPCCERTFSAEEEDNFVKKQRAKASTTGDHVKALAAESSNADSIFQQLDKLRSVFEEYTKLTDEIIPLAEKSLQEFTEELEQKSEALDDVLAISAQIKSEKESVEALVQPLENADRLFQEIVSNQKQIEDLEYKLDFRGHGVKTMQEIQSELSSLQSTKDKLHDELEKLRDEQIYMERDISCLQARWHALREEKAKAANLLRDVTKTEEDLERLAEEKSQLDLDVKHLTEAVGPLAKEKEQLLSVYNDIKVKRNQEYEELAEKKRNYQQEVEALLKANSKINEYNDLKKGERLNDIQEKQRAAESQLQSSESRRNEIVAELSKSKDLMRNQDQLRRNIEDNLNYRTTKAAVEVLTREIESLEEQILNFGGIPAVEAEIVKILRERERLLSELNRCRGTVSVYQSSISKNKVELKQTQYKDIDKRHFDQLIQLKTTEMANKDLDRYYNALDKALMRFHTMKMEEINKIIRELWQQTYRGQDIDYIRIHSDSEGAGTRSYSYKVLMQTGDTELEMRGRCSAGQKVLASLIIRLALAETFCLNCGILALDEPTTNLDGPNSESLAGALLRIMEDRKGQENFQLIVITHDERFAQMIGQRQHAEKYYRIAKDDMQHSIIETQEIFD, via the exons ATGAGTACGGTCGATAAGATGCTGATCAAGGGCATCAGAAGCTTCGACCCAGAAAATAAGAACGTCATCACTTTCTTCAGGCCTTTAACCCTAATCGTCGGTTCCAACGGCGCCGGAAAAACT ACGATTATAGAGTGCTTGAAGGTATCTTGTACTGGAGAGTTGCCTCCTAACGCGAGGTCTGGCCACAGCTTCATTCATGACCCtaag GTTGCTGGGGAAACGGAGACTAAGGCACAAATTAAGCTGCGGTTTAAGACAGCTGCAGGGAAGGATGTGGTATGTATAAGGTCATTTCAGTTGACGCAGAAGGCTTCGAAGATGGAGTACAAGGCAATTGAGAGTGTGCTTCAAACCATTAATCCTCACACTGGAGAG AAAGTATGTCTCAGCTACAGATGCGCTGACATGGATAGGGAGATACCAGCTTTGATGGGTGTGTCAAAAGCTATTTTAGAAAACGTCATATTTGTGCATCAAGATGAGTCTAATTGGCCACTGCAAGATCCTTCTACTTTGAAAAAGAAGTTTGATGATATTTTCTCAGCCACCAG ATACACGAAGGCGTTGGAGGTTATTAAGAAACTTCACAAAGATCAAGCTCAGGAGATAAAAACGTATAAGTTGAAGTTGGAAAATCTGCAGACGTTGAAAGATGCAGCTTATAAG CTTCGTGAGAGCATTGCTCAAGATCAAGAAAGAACAGAGTCTTCAAAAGCTCAGATGTCGGAACTGGAAAGCAGCATTCAGAAAGTGGATGCTGAAGTTCATAATAAGGAAATGATGTTAAAAGATCTGAGAAAGCTACAGGACCAAGTTTCAAGAAAAACTGCCGAGAGAAGCACCTTATTTAAGGAACAGCAGAGACAGTATGCAGCATTACCCGAGGAAAATGAAG ATACTATGGAAGAACTGAAAGAATGGAAAAGCAAGTTTGAAGAAAGAATTGCTCTTTTGGAGACCAAAATTCGAAAGATGGAGAGAGAGCTGGATGACACAGCAACTACAATTTCTTCTCTTCACAATGCAAAAACCAACTATATGCTGGAGATCAGCAAGCTACAAACAGAAGCTGAA GCTCATATGCTGCTGAAGAATGAAAGAGATGCTTCCATCCAGAATATTTTTTCCAATCACAATTTGGGAAATGTTCCGAGTACCCCTTTCAGTACTGATGTAGTTTTGAATCTCACAAATCGAATAAAATCAAGACTGGGTGAATTTGAGATGGACTTGCTGGATAAGAAG AAATCAAATGAGACTGCTCTAAGTACGGCTTGGGATTGCTATATGGATGCTAGTGACCGTTGGAAAAGCATCGAAGCTCAGAAACGAGCTAAAGATGATATCAAG ACAGGCATATCAAAACGCATAGAAGAGAAAGAAATTGAACGCGATTCATTTGAATTCGAGATATCCAATGTGGATGTTAAACAAATTGATGAACGAGAAAACCTAGTG CAAGTTGAGCTTGAGAGAAAGTCCAAACAAAACTCTGAAAGCGGATTTGAATCCAAAATAGAACAGAAACAGCATGAAATATACAGCATGGAGCATAAAATCAAGACTCTCAATCGAGAGAGAGACGTTATGGCTGGTGATGCTGAGGATAGAGTGAAATTGTCTTTGAAGAAGACGGAGCTGGAGAACCTCAAGAAGAAACACAAAAAGAT AATCGATGAGTCCAAGGATAAAATTCGAGGGGTGCTGAAGGGGAGATTGCCACTTGAGAAGGATATGAAGAAGGAAATAGTTCAAGCTCTGAG GTCAGTTGAAAGGGAATATGATGACCTGAGCTTAAAATCCCGAGAAGCAGAAAAGGAGGTGAACATGTTGCAGATGAAGATTCAAGAAGTAAACAATAGCTTATCCAAGCATCACAAGGATACAGAAT CAAGAAAGAGATACATTGAGTCCAAGCTTCAAGCCTTAAAACAGGAATCATTTACCATTGATGCTTATCCCAGATTGTTGGATTCGGCGAAGGACAAACGGGACTACCACAAAAG CAAATACAACATGGCAACTGGTTTGCGCCAGATGTTTGAGCCATTTGAGCAGGTAGCCCGTGAACATCATTTTTGTCCTTGCTGCGAGCGCACTTTTTCAGCAGAAGAAGAGGATAACTTCGTTAAAAAG CAAAGGGCTAAGGCTTCAACCACGGGGGATCATGTCAAAGCATTAGCAGCAGAATCTTCAAACGCTGACTCTATCTTTCAGCAGCTGGATAAACTTCGCTCAGTTTTTGAAGAGTATACGAAACTAACTGATGAAATCATTCCTCTCGCTGAGAAATCTTTGCAAGAATTTACAGAAGAGCTGGAGCAGAAGTCTGAAGCCCTTGATGAT GTATTGGCAATCTCAGCGCAGATAAAATCTGAGAAGGAATCAGTTGAAGCACTGGTGCAGCCCCTGGAAAATGCTGATAGGCTTTTCCAGGAAATTGTATCCAACCAGAAGCAAATTGAAGATCTCGAATATAAACTTGATTTCAGGGGTCATGGTGTTAAAACTATGCAAGAAATCCAATCAGAATTAAGTAGCCTCCAAAGCACCAA GGATAAATTGCACGATGAGCTGGAGAAATTAAGGGATGAACAGATTTACATGGAACGGGATATATCATGCCTCCAGGCCAGATGGCATGCACTAAGAGAGGAGAAGGCTAAGGCTGCCAATTTGTTACGCGACGTTACAAAGACAGAAGAAGACCTAGAGCGTTTAGCCGAGGAGAAAAGTCAACTTGACCTAGACGTTAAG CATTTGACCGAAGCTGTGGGCCCTTTAGCCAAGGAAAAGGAGCAGTTACTGAGTGTTTACAATGATATCAAAGTTAAACGTAATCAAGAGTATGAAGAACTTGCTGAGAAAAAGAGAAACTACCAACAAGAAGTTGAGGCATTGCTCAAGGCCAATTCTAAGATTAATGA GTATAATGATCTGAAGAAAGGAGAGCGGTTAAATGATATTCAAGAAAAGCAGCGGGCAGCTGAATCCCAGCTTCAGAGCTCTGAATCTAGAAGGAATGAAATTGTAGCTGAACTGAGCAAAAGTAAAGACTTGATGCGGAATCAAGATCAACTGAGACGAAATATAGAGGATAACTTGAACTACCGTACAACAAAAGCAGCAGTGGAGGTGCTTACGCGTGAGATTGAATCACTGGAAGAGCAAATCTTGAATTTTGGTGGGATACCCGCAGTTGAAGCTGAAATTGTAAAGATATTGCGGGAAAGAGAAAGACTTCTTTCAGAG ttgAATCGGTGTCGTGGAACAGTGTCTGTTTATCAGAGCAGTATTTCAAAGAACAAAGTGGAGCTAAAACAGACACAATACAAGGACATAGATAAGCGGCACTTTGATCAACTGATCCAGCTAAAG ACAACTGAAATGGCAAATAAGGACTTGGATAGATACTACAATGCCCTTGACAA AGCACTAATGCGATTTCACACTATGAAAATGGAGGAAATAAATAAGATTATAAGGGAGCTGTGGCAGCAGACATACAGAGGTCAAGATATCGATTACATAAGAATACACTCAGATTCAGAGGGTGCAGGCACGCGCTCTTATAGCTACAAG GTTCTTATGCAGACTGGTGATACAGAACTTGAAATGAGAGGAAGATGCAGTGCTGGTCAAAAG GTTCTTGCTTCATTGATAATAAGGTTGGCTTTAGCCGAGACATTTTGCCTAAACTGTGGAATATTAGCACTTGATGAGCCAACTACAAACTTGGACGGTCCGAATTCAGAATCTCTTGCTGGAGCTCTTCTTAG GATCATGGAAGACAGAAAGGGCCAAGAGAATTTCCAACTCATAGTCATTACCCACGACGAACGCTTTGCTCAAATGATTGGCCAACGGCAACATGCTGAAAAATATTACCGGATCGCCAAAGATGATAT GCAACACAGCATAATTGAGACCCAAGAGATCTTTGATTGA
- the LOC106387984 gene encoding cysteine proteinase inhibitor 2: protein MSQVYLKLSLLGLLVVAVVTPSANAIRKFVVLGGKSDVPNVQTNMEVQELGRYCVEQFNLHEQSGKGNVASSIDRAVLNPLTFSRVVSAQQQVVAGLKYYLRIEVTQPDGTNRMFDSVVVVQPWLHSKTLLGFTPVATPIY from the exons ATGTCACAAGTTTATCTAAAATTGTCATTGTTAGGGCTTTTGGTGGTCGCCGTCGTGACTCCATCGGCCAACGCTATAAGGAAGTTCGTCGTTCTCGGAGGAAAATCAGATGTTCCGAACGTTCAGACCAACATGGAAGTTCAAGAACTTGGAAG GTATTGCGTGGAACAATTCAATCTACATGAACAAAGCGGGAAAGGAAACGTAGCATCATCCATTGACAGGGCCGTGTTGAATCCGTTGACGTTTAGCCGAGTTGTGTCGGCTCAGCAACAGGTCGTGGCTGGTCTCAAATACTATCTGAGGATTGAAGTGACACAACCCGATGGCACGAACAGGATGTTTGACTCTGTTGTGGTTGTTCAACCATGGCTCCATTCTAAGACGTTGCTCGGTTTCACCCCTGTTGCTACTCCTATCTACTAA